A genomic region of Solanum dulcamara chromosome 2, daSolDulc1.2, whole genome shotgun sequence contains the following coding sequences:
- the LOC129879839 gene encoding uncharacterized protein LOC129879839: MAIDDMHPCIVIASATESKTENINESFGTSSIRLWPRWWWHRHHAPSIGWWWRTHPKYPSPPTHVSVTPSPSPIDNAASPTHAAPSPVDDEVLPSHTSPAPTTSCIKVYAFTHSKRVPLFLSKVRNYCSHAVDNVASPTHTTPSPSPVDNAASLTHAAPSPIDNAASPTHAETSPSLVNNAASPTHAAPSTSLVDNPASPTHAAPFPSHVDDMVLPPHMDPS, from the exons ATGGCTATTGACGATATGCATCctt GTATTGTTATTGCCTCTGCAACAGAATCTAAAACAGAAAACATCAACGAGTCCTTTGGTACTTCTTCAATTCGATTATGGCCCCGATGGTGGTGGCATCGTCATCACGCACCTTCAATCGGATGGTGGTGGCGTACTCACCCAAAATATCCATCACCACCAACTCACGTGAGTGTAACTCCATCTCCATCTCCTATTGATAATGCGGCTTCACCAACTCATGCGGCTCCATCCCCAGTTGACGATGAGGTTTTGCCATCGCACACGTCCCCGGCTCCAACCACTTCTTGCATAAAGGTGTACG CGTTCACCCACTCCAAGAGGGTACCACTTTTCCTAAGCAAAGTAAGGAACTATTGCAGTCATGCGGTTGATAATGTGGCTTCACCAACTCATACGACTCCATCTCCATCTCCAGTTGATAATGCAGCTTCACTAACTCATGCGGCTCCATCTCCCATTGATAATGCGGCTTCGCCAACTCATGCGGAAACATCTCCATCTCTAGTTAATAATGCGGCTTCACCAACTCATGCAGCTCCATCTACATCTCTAGTTGATAATCCAGCTTCACCAACTCATGCCGCTCCATTCCCATCCCATGTTGATGATATGGTTTTGCCACCGCACATGGATCCCTCTTAA
- the LOC129880190 gene encoding late blight resistance protein R1-A-like: protein MFSGEYLSSKKHHPLDFLQRIENEWGSYMPETIKERIYLLKTEFKFMDIFLSIQSFTDEPNMLNATQKVHALFQDSAFDISKICQNLDRLTSLLQNKIRVTKLEIRANYSFFPGISSQQLSVEKNGIDNSKFVMKFIIDVVQSLGELAEIDDLCSHEIQEVLKEMKLLKSLIGFLSNRWCAEPQSVRTFFAHVLFVAGFAAMVVWLYMPSHDNNKNQDLVPREMNFLLSYLMRMRIKPVNPCIRKIYVDVLKALKWTMQSGLSHNIENEYAADIEVGFVETLIHNLEEIRSISTLSRIEFLNHQMANIEEMLKLLRANLIHLPTLGLEFPLKDIDTVIIDVGLLVYSLYDSEEQEEVNQTLFLDLPKSIQHIKEVIFLVIRKAFQSNLPTIHGLGCVDFLLNNLKEFQDRYSDTYDSFVKNQLQVIQKELESLQPFLKDVAEERYNKHERLQHCAALLNGKAYEVEYIVDASIRKGVPDWCLVRWLFNIIKEIILIREEVAKIQEKKVFKFDFVSLDTLDTTSAHISSEFTNTPRMTEEVVGFEDVMEKLREQLIRGTKQLDVISVVGMPGLGKTTVANKLYSDELVVSRFDIRAQCCVSQAYSRKNVLLSILRDAIGESPTLAKLSTDVLANQLRKILLRKRYLILVDDVWEASVWDDLRCCFHDANNGSRIILTTQHGDVAENAKSVSNPLHLRNLNDDESWKLLKQKVFGEESCSMLLSNVGKEIANKCRGLPLSIVLVAGMLKSEQCWKQVAMNLCTNVLRNSKAIIEQSYQNLPYHLKPCFLYFGVFLEDKEINISILTWLWISEGFIKSHDDKSLEDIAEGYLENLIGRNLVMVAKWSSGGKVKTCRIHDLLLHFCKERAKEKNLLLWMKRDQNVNTSSSIYSHKQLVQRRMSINSQVVDLVEWSSLVGTIFFRENRNKGSFSVVQFSHIYFRFLKVLHLEFIVIDSFPTELVYLRYFAARFSQKSITSSIVNLRNLETLIVKPMGGKLILPLTLLKMGKLRHLQIRSKAHFFTSNAAEELLENSKLDNLITLSSPTFCCVRDAELMLRTPNLRKLRCSFVGWGYPSRVMSSLTRLETLSIKMDSCGSSPSNFPPNLKKLTLSNFTMYWLQSSIAMLPNLQVLKLVAIFFSKAEWEVTSNKFHQLKVLKVVDCPCFEKWNVSDDAFPCLEHLVLRRCRYLEAIPSRFGDITSLISIELKSCKESLVESAMAIRESQVEEMQNNDFKVFIHK from the exons ATGTTTTCCGGTGAATATTTGTCTTCAAAAAAACATCACCCGCTCGATTTTTTGCAGCGAATTGAAAACGAATGGGGTAGTTACATGCCAGAGACTATAAAGGAACGAATTTATTTACTCAAAACAGAGTTCAAATTCATGGATATTTTTCTCAGCATTCAGAGCTTCACTGATGAACCCAACATGCTAAATGCCACTCAGAAAGTTCATGCTCTGTTTCAAGATTCCGCATttgatatatcaaaaatatGTCAAAATCTCGATCGCCTTACTTCCCTGCTGCAGAACAAAATTCGAGTGACTAAGTTGGAAATCAGAGCTAATTACTCCTTCTTTCCCGGAATTTCATCTCAACAACTTTCAGTCGAAAAGAATGGGATTGATAATTCAAAGTTTGTAATGAAATTCATCATTGATGTTGTACAGAGTCTTGGGGAATTAGCAGAGATTGATGATCTCTGTTCTCACGAAATACAGGAGGTTTTAAAAGAGATGAAGTTGTTGAAGAGTCTTATAGGCTTTTTATCAAACAGGTGGTGTGCAGAGCCTCAGAGCGTACGTACTTTCTTCGCTCATGTTCTATTTGTGGCTGGGTTTGCAGCAATGGTTGTCTGGTTGTACATGCCCAGCCATGACAATAACAAAAATCAGGATTTGGTTCCTCGTGAGATGAATTTCTTGCTTTCTTATCTCATGCGGATGAGGATTAAGCCTGTTAATCCGTGCATCCGCAAAATCTATGTTGATGTCCTAAAAGCTTTAAAATGGACAATGCAATCAGGATTGTCTCATAATATCGAAAATGAGTATGCAGCTGACATTGAAGTTGGCTTTGTGGAGACTCTCATACACAACTTGGAGGAGATACGAAGTATTAGCACTCTTAGTCGGATAGAGTTTTTGAATCATCAAATGGCAAACATTGAGGAGATGCTCAAATTATTGAGAGCCAATCTGATCCATTTGCCAACACTGGGTCTTGAATTTCCTCTTAAAGATATTGATACTGTCATCATTGATGTGGGACTTCTCGTTTACTCATTGTATGATAGCGAGGAGCAGGAGGAAGTGAACCAAACACTATTTCTTGATTTGCCGAAAAGCATTCAGCATATCAAGGAAGTGATCTTCCTCGTGATTCGAAAGGCATTTCAATCTAATTTGCCTACGATCCATGGACTAGGTTGTGTTGATTTCCTTCTGAACAACTTGAAGGAGTTCCAAGACCGTTATTCAGATACATATGATTCTTTTGTTAAGAACCAACTTCAAGTTATTCAGAAGGAACTCGAGAGCTTGCAGCCTTTTCTCAAGGATGTGGCGGAAGAGCGCTACAATAAGCATGAAAGGCTTCAACATTGTGCTGCACTATTAAATGGCAAAGCTTATGAGGTGGAATATATAGTTGATGCTTCTATCAGAAAAGGAGTTCCTGACTGGTGTCTTGTTCGTTGGCTCTTCAACATCATAAAGGAGATTATACTTATCAGGGAAGAGGTCGCAAAGATTCAGGAAAAGAAAGtttttaagtttgactttgtaTCACTTGATACCTTGGATACCACCTCTGCTCATATATCATCAGAATTCACTAACACTCCAAGGATGACTGAAGAAGTTGTCGGTTTTGAAGATGTTATGGAAAAACTAAGAGAACAACTAATAAGAGGAACCAAACAGCTAGATGTTATCTCAGTTGTTGGAATGCCTGGATTAGGCAAGACAACTGTGGCTAACAAGCTTTATTCTGACGAGTTAGTTGTCTCTCGATTTGATATCCGTGCACAATGTTGTGTATCCCAAGCATATTCACGTAAGAATGTGTTACTTTCCATCCTACGTGATGCCATTGGTGAGTCTCCTACTCTTGCTAAATTGTCTACGGATGTATTAGCAAATCAGCTTCGCAAAATTCTATTGCGGAAAAGATATCTTATCCTTGTTGATGACGTATGGGAAGCTAGTGTTTGGGATGATTTAAGATGTTGTTTTCATGATGCCAATAATGGAAGTAGAATTATCCTAACAACGCAACATGGTGATGTTGCTGAAAATGCTAAATCTGTTAGTAATCCCCTTCATCTTCGTAATCTTAATGATGATGAAAGTTGGAAGCTATTAAAACAAAAAGTGTTTGGTGAAGAAAGCTGCTCCATGCTCCTTTCAAATGTTGGGAAAGAAATAGCAAACAAGTGTAGGGGGCTGCCTCTTTCAATTGTTTTGGTGGCTGGTATGCTAAAGAGTGAACAATGCTGGAAACAAGTGGCTATGAATTTATGTACTAACGTTCTCAGAAACTCGAAGGCCATCATAGAGCAAAGTTATCAGAATTTACCTTATCATCTAAAGCCTTGCTTCCTTTATTTTGGAGTATTTTTGGAGGACAAAGAAATCAATATTTCAATCTTGACATGGTTATGGATTTCAGAAGGATTTATAAAAAGTCATGATGACAAGAGTCTGGAGGATATAGCAGAAGGCTACTTGGAGAATCTTATTGGAAGAAATCTAGTTATGGTTGCTAAATGGAGTTCTGGTGGTAAGGTCAAAACGTGCCGTATTCATGACCTGTTACTTCATTTCTGTAAGGAAAGAGCCAAGGAGAAGAATCTTCTGCTGTGGATGAAACG GGACCAAAATGTCAATACATCTTCCTCTATTTACTCTCACAAGCAGCTTGTTCAACGTCGCATGTCCATTAATTCTCAAGTGGTTGATCTTGTGGAATGGAGCTCACTTGTTGGCACTATATTTTTCAGGGAAAATAGAAACAAAGGTTCCTTTTCAGTTGTCCAATTCTCCCACATTTACTTCAGATTTCTAAAAGTGTTGCATTTGGAGTTCATTGTAATTGATTCTTTTCCAACTGAGCTAGTTTACTTGAGGTATTTTGCTGCAAGATTTTCTCAGAAGTCAATCACATCGTCCATAGTCAATCTTCGAAACCTTGAAACTTTGATAGTCAAACCAATGGGAGGAAAATTGATATTGCCGCTTACACTTTTGAAGATGGGTAAATTGAGACATCTACAGATACGTAGCAAAGCTCATTTTTTCACTTCAAATGCTGCAGAAGAATTACTTGAGAACTCAAAATTAGACAATTTGATAACTCTTTCCTCTCCAACTTTTTGTTGTGTGAGGGATGCAGAATTGATGTTGAGAACACCTAACCTTCGAAAACTGAGATGCTCATTTGTTGGTTGGGGTTATCCTTCTCGTGTAATGAGTTCCCTAACACGGCTTGAGACACTCAGTATTAAAATGGATTCTTGCGGAAGTTCTCCATCCAACTTTCCACCAAATCTCAAAAAATTGACATTGTCCAACTTTACCATGTATTGGCTGCAATCAAGTATTGCAATGCTTCCAAACCTGCAGGTACTCAAGCTGGTAGCAATATTTTTCTCAAAGGCCGAATGGGAAGTGACGAGTAACAAGTTCCATCAACTCAAAGTTTTGAAAGTCGTAGATTGTCCTTGTTTTGAAAAATGGAATGTCTCTGACGATGCCTTTCCTTGCCTTGAACACTTGGTATTGAGAAGATGTCGATATCTTGAGGCAATCCCTTCTCGCTTTGGAGACATCACATCTCTAATATCCATTGAGCTAAAGTCATGCAAAGAATCGCTTGTTGAGTCAGCCATGGCCATCAGGGAATCACAAGTTGAAGAGATGCAGAATAATGACTTCAAGGTCTTCATCCACAAGTAG
- the LOC129880192 gene encoding HVA22-like protein c isoform X2 yields MGSDNNVLAVIAKNIDVLALPLVSLVYPLYASIRAIETKSRADDRQWLTYWVLYSLITLFELSFSKVIEWFPIWSYAKLAAICWLVLPYFNGASYVYENFIRPFYRNPQVKIWYVPLKKDIFSKPDDVLTAAEKYIEEHGPQAFERLLAKADRDARTRRNNYMTFDDDYRY; encoded by the exons ATGGGTTCAGACAACAATGTTCTTGCTGTAATTGCCAAAAATATTGATGTTCTTGCTTT GCCTCTAGTCTCTCTTGTTTACCCTCT GTATGCATCTATTAGGGCAATAGAAACAAAGTCTCGTGCTGATGATCGACAATGGCTAACGTATTGGGTTCTTTATTCTTTGATTACTCTCTTTGAACTTAGCTTTTCTAAGGTCATTGAATG gttTCCAATATGGTCTTATGCAAAGCTAGCTGCAATATGCTGGCTAGTTTTACCTTACTTCAATGGAGCATCTTATGTTTATGAGAATTTCATAAGACCATTTTATAGAAATCCACAAGTCAAAATATGGTATGTTCCTTTGAAGAAGGATATTTTCAGTAAGCCAGATGATGTCCTAACTGCTGCTGAAAAATATATTGAAGAACATGGACCACAAGCATTTGAAAGGCTTTTAGCCAAG GCTGATAGAGATGCAAGAACCAGGAGGAACAATTACATGACCTTTGATGATGATTATCGATATTAG
- the LOC129880192 gene encoding HVA22-like protein c isoform X3, translating into MGSDNNVLAVIAKNIDVLALYASIRAIETKSRADDRQWLTYWVLYSLITLFELSFSKVIEWFPIWSYAKLAAICWLVLPYFNGASYVYENFIRPFYRNPQVKIWYVPLKKDIFSKPDDVLTAAEKYIEEHGPQAFERLLAKQADRDARTRRNNYMTFDDDYRY; encoded by the exons ATGGGTTCAGACAACAATGTTCTTGCTGTAATTGCCAAAAATATTGATGTTCTTGCTTT GTATGCATCTATTAGGGCAATAGAAACAAAGTCTCGTGCTGATGATCGACAATGGCTAACGTATTGGGTTCTTTATTCTTTGATTACTCTCTTTGAACTTAGCTTTTCTAAGGTCATTGAATG gttTCCAATATGGTCTTATGCAAAGCTAGCTGCAATATGCTGGCTAGTTTTACCTTACTTCAATGGAGCATCTTATGTTTATGAGAATTTCATAAGACCATTTTATAGAAATCCACAAGTCAAAATATGGTATGTTCCTTTGAAGAAGGATATTTTCAGTAAGCCAGATGATGTCCTAACTGCTGCTGAAAAATATATTGAAGAACATGGACCACAAGCATTTGAAAGGCTTTTAGCCAAG CAGGCTGATAGAGATGCAAGAACCAGGAGGAACAATTACATGACCTTTGATGATGATTATCGATATTAG
- the LOC129880192 gene encoding HVA22-like protein c isoform X1, protein MGSDNNVLAVIAKNIDVLALPLVSLVYPLYASIRAIETKSRADDRQWLTYWVLYSLITLFELSFSKVIEWFPIWSYAKLAAICWLVLPYFNGASYVYENFIRPFYRNPQVKIWYVPLKKDIFSKPDDVLTAAEKYIEEHGPQAFERLLAKQADRDARTRRNNYMTFDDDYRY, encoded by the exons ATGGGTTCAGACAACAATGTTCTTGCTGTAATTGCCAAAAATATTGATGTTCTTGCTTT GCCTCTAGTCTCTCTTGTTTACCCTCT GTATGCATCTATTAGGGCAATAGAAACAAAGTCTCGTGCTGATGATCGACAATGGCTAACGTATTGGGTTCTTTATTCTTTGATTACTCTCTTTGAACTTAGCTTTTCTAAGGTCATTGAATG gttTCCAATATGGTCTTATGCAAAGCTAGCTGCAATATGCTGGCTAGTTTTACCTTACTTCAATGGAGCATCTTATGTTTATGAGAATTTCATAAGACCATTTTATAGAAATCCACAAGTCAAAATATGGTATGTTCCTTTGAAGAAGGATATTTTCAGTAAGCCAGATGATGTCCTAACTGCTGCTGAAAAATATATTGAAGAACATGGACCACAAGCATTTGAAAGGCTTTTAGCCAAG CAGGCTGATAGAGATGCAAGAACCAGGAGGAACAATTACATGACCTTTGATGATGATTATCGATATTAG